DNA from Fervidobacterium gondwanense DSM 13020:
TGCCGTTCTTGAGCCCCGCCCTTACAGAGGAGCGAACACACCCGAAAAAGCTTACGAAGAAGTTGAACGTGCGGTTCAAAATGGTGTACTTGACAGCGGACCAGCGAAAATTTTAAAAGAACTTGTCTTTGGTGGATATAATTTTGACTCTATAGATTTCATGTCATCGATTCAGAAAGATATAAACGATTTCGAGAAAAGCCTTATTGAATGAGTATAATAAAGTCGGAGGTGTTAGAATGGATTTGAGACAGATTAAGAAAATAGCTATTATAGGTGCCACAACTAATCCGGAAAAGTTTGGGAATATAGTCTTGAAAGATTTATTGAAAAAAGGATACGATGTTCTCCCTGTCAGTCCAAGGTATGATTTCATAGAAGGACTGAAAGTTTACAAAAGTGTTGAAGAATTACCGGTCGATACGGA
Protein-coding regions in this window:
- a CDS encoding CoA-binding protein; the encoded protein is MDLRQIKKIAIIGATTNPEKFGNIVLKDLLKKGYDVLPVSPRYDFIEGLKVYKSVEELPVDTELIVFIVPPEIGIEELKKAYGTGFRKFWFQPGAESPEILEYAKTLNDAEFSFIKCIMVQTNW